A genomic window from Deinococcus aquaedulcis includes:
- a CDS encoding PucR family transcriptional regulator produces MNSGPRQIAPHVLLAANLSQLTAVLGDLQRALADPHPEEALMQEAARLTGGYAELRASWADVIASAGRAAGPQVSVRLEHGGRHVGLLVTAFDPAWAAFVPVLQAYALLARLQAAAAGAARRRVGERALDALLAGRDTHLPGLDGPFALAVGTFGDEGPSDEQALDVLAGAGEGYFQQRRLLGHSTVQGRRAVWLWRSLDLGREAQELHRALAASTNRGVRLGISARSHQPPNSEGVTHAFGQGRQALRAVPRTGGAVLFQQTDPLHDLLDSGALTTLRVQVLTQLAALNDGGRVERTLRHYLYHPGSLAELAQAEGVHVNTIRARLKRAEEVLGQPLNHPALLARLYLAFASDEA; encoded by the coding sequence ATGAACTCTGGTCCCCGGCAAATAGCCCCCCACGTCCTGCTGGCGGCGAACCTTTCCCAGCTCACGGCCGTGCTGGGTGACTTGCAGAGGGCTCTGGCCGATCCTCATCCTGAAGAGGCTCTGATGCAGGAAGCCGCGCGCCTCACCGGCGGCTATGCCGAACTGCGTGCCAGCTGGGCCGACGTGATCGCCAGTGCGGGGCGGGCTGCTGGGCCCCAGGTGTCAGTGCGCTTGGAGCATGGGGGGCGACATGTCGGCCTGCTGGTGACGGCTTTTGACCCGGCGTGGGCGGCCTTCGTGCCGGTGCTGCAGGCGTATGCGCTGCTGGCCCGGCTGCAAGCAGCAGCGGCAGGGGCGGCGCGGCGCCGGGTGGGCGAGCGGGCACTGGACGCCTTGCTGGCTGGCCGGGATACACACCTGCCCGGGCTAGATGGTCCCTTTGCCCTGGCGGTGGGGACCTTTGGTGATGAAGGACCCAGCGACGAGCAGGCCCTGGACGTGCTGGCGGGTGCGGGCGAGGGTTATTTTCAGCAGCGGCGCCTGCTGGGCCATTCCACGGTGCAGGGCAGGCGAGCGGTGTGGCTGTGGCGCAGCCTGGACCTGGGGCGTGAAGCGCAGGAGCTTCACCGCGCCCTGGCCGCCTCCACCAACCGGGGCGTGCGCCTGGGGATCAGCGCCCGCAGCCACCAGCCGCCGAACAGCGAAGGGGTCACCCACGCGTTCGGGCAAGGCCGGCAGGCCCTTCGAGCTGTTCCCAGGACAGGGGGTGCCGTCCTGTTTCAGCAGACCGACCCTCTTCATGACCTGCTGGACAGCGGCGCGCTCACCACGCTCAGGGTGCAAGTGCTGACCCAATTGGCCGCACTGAACGATGGCGGACGCGTTGAGCGCACCTTGCGGCACTATCTCTACCATCCTGGCAGCCTGGCAGAGCTGGCGCAGGCGGAAGGTGTACACGTCAACACGATCCGCGCCCGCTTGAAGAGGGCTGAGGAGGTCCTGGGACAACCTTTGAACCACCCTGCTCTGCTTGCCCG
- a CDS encoding fumarylacetoacetate hydrolase family protein: MKYARFIAGGRSLNGHLHQGQLVDAAGVAHDPAQVQFRLPVDPPKVIALALNYNDHAGELGLTQPKEPALFWKPNTTLLPHGGTVIYPRGAQFMHYEVELGVIMGRDARRVKAKDAMDYVGGYTIGNDLVVRDYVTNTFRPPLRGKGWDTFGPLGPYYVTADEIADPHNLRLTAHVNGELRQEGSTRDMIFSIPELIEHISRFMTLQKDDVILTGTPKGISHVRPGDVMTLEVEGLGVLQNDIQEEDDLAEPITGQESKEGEWDGR, from the coding sequence GTGAAATACGCCCGTTTCATTGCCGGGGGCCGCAGCCTGAACGGCCACCTCCACCAAGGTCAGCTGGTTGACGCCGCTGGCGTGGCCCACGATCCCGCGCAGGTACAGTTTCGCCTGCCGGTGGACCCGCCCAAGGTCATTGCGCTGGCCCTGAACTACAACGACCACGCCGGGGAACTGGGCCTGACCCAGCCCAAGGAACCCGCCCTGTTCTGGAAGCCGAATACTACACTGCTGCCCCACGGCGGCACGGTCATCTACCCGCGCGGCGCGCAGTTCATGCACTACGAGGTGGAACTGGGCGTGATCATGGGCCGCGACGCCCGCCGCGTGAAGGCCAAGGATGCCATGGATTACGTAGGCGGCTACACCATTGGCAACGACCTCGTGGTGCGTGATTACGTGACGAACACCTTCCGCCCGCCCCTGCGAGGCAAGGGCTGGGACACCTTCGGGCCCCTGGGGCCGTACTACGTCACCGCTGACGAGATTGCCGATCCCCACAACCTCCGCCTGACCGCCCATGTGAACGGCGAACTGCGGCAGGAAGGCAGCACGCGCGACATGATCTTCTCGATTCCCGAACTGATCGAGCACATTTCGCGCTTCATGACCCTGCAAAAAGACGACGTCATCCTGACCGGCACGCCCAAGGGGATTTCGCATGTGCGCCCCGGCGACGTGATGACGCTGGAGGTCGAGGGCCTGGGCGTGCTGCAAAACGACATTCAAGAGGAAGACGACCTTGCTGAGCCCATCACCGGGCAGGAAAGCAAGGAAGGTGAGTGGGACGGGCGCTGA
- a CDS encoding NAD-dependent epimerase/dehydratase family protein, translated as MTTILITGAAGEVGTALRQQLRDFLPAGEYILRLSDHRDLGVAGDGEELAPADLTDMAQVQAAMQGVDAVIHLGGIANEHTYERIRDVNMDGTYHVLEAARQAGVKRVAFASSIHTVGFYPREPIGPDVPVRPDTYYGVSKVFGEALGRMYVDRFGLEFVSVRICSFQPQPRDARHLSTWLSPRDAAQLFARAVTAPDVGFLVVAGISGNTRRWMTPEGWDVLGYEPQDDAEDYAPQVEHLHGDPSDITEQRQGGIFVDSTYTGLAGKEG; from the coding sequence ATGACCACCATCCTCATCACCGGGGCCGCTGGCGAAGTCGGTACCGCCCTGCGCCAGCAGCTGCGCGATTTTCTTCCCGCAGGCGAGTACATCCTGCGCCTCTCTGACCACCGCGATCTGGGCGTGGCGGGCGACGGCGAGGAACTGGCCCCCGCCGACCTCACCGACATGGCCCAGGTGCAGGCCGCCATGCAGGGCGTGGACGCCGTGATTCATCTGGGCGGCATTGCCAACGAGCACACCTACGAGCGCATCCGCGACGTAAACATGGACGGCACCTACCACGTGCTGGAAGCCGCGCGGCAGGCCGGCGTAAAACGCGTGGCCTTCGCTTCCAGCATTCACACGGTGGGCTTCTACCCCCGCGAGCCGATTGGGCCCGACGTGCCGGTGCGCCCCGATACCTACTACGGGGTCAGCAAGGTCTTCGGAGAAGCGCTGGGCCGCATGTACGTGGACCGCTTCGGCCTGGAGTTCGTCAGCGTGCGCATCTGCTCCTTCCAGCCGCAGCCCAGGGACGCCCGGCACCTGTCCACGTGGCTCTCGCCGCGCGACGCCGCGCAGCTGTTCGCCCGGGCCGTCACCGCGCCGGACGTGGGCTTTCTGGTCGTGGCCGGCATCAGCGGCAATACCCGGCGCTGGATGACCCCCGAAGGCTGGGACGTGCTGGGCTACGAGCCCCAGGACGACGCCGAAGACTACGCGCCGCAGGTCGAGCACCTGCACGGTGATCCCAGCGACATCACCGAGCAGCGGCAGGGCGGCATTTTTGTGGATTCCACCTACACCGGCCTCGCCGGAAAGGAAGGGTAA
- the hpaE gene encoding 5-carboxymethyl-2-hydroxymuconate semialdehyde dehydrogenase, with translation MTQTLSPNHALAAQLRESRLKGGLKHWIGGQWVDAQSGQTFEAHSPVDNRLLTTVASGDAADIDRAAHAAHDAFQTWKEVSGAERRKILHRIADLIEKRAQEIAVLESMDTGQAIRFMKSAATRGAENFRFYADRAPGAQDGQSLPAPGFINYTLRQPIGPVGVITPWNTPFMLSTWKIAPALAAGCTVVHKPAEWSPVTATLLAEIMDEAGLPRGVHNLVHGYGESAGRALTEHPLIHAIAFVGETTTGSHIMRQGAETLKRVHFELGGKNPVVVFDDADLDKALDAVVFMIYSLNGERCTSSSRVLIQEGIYDAFTARIAERARNIRVGDPLDPETEVGPLVHPRHFDKVMSYFGTARDEGATIAAGGERVGQEGNYVTPTLFTGARNDMRIAQEEIFGPVLTAIPFKDEAEALSLANDVRYGLAGYLWTNDLTRAHRFAQGLEAGMIWVNSENVRHLPTPFGGVKNSGIGRDGGDYSFDFYMETKNIAISLGTHKTAKLGVSAPPKLDPSVAEG, from the coding sequence ATGACCCAGACCCTGAGTCCCAACCACGCCCTCGCCGCGCAGCTGCGCGAAAGCCGACTGAAAGGCGGCCTGAAACACTGGATCGGCGGCCAGTGGGTGGACGCCCAGAGCGGCCAGACCTTCGAGGCGCACTCGCCCGTCGATAACCGTCTGCTCACCACCGTGGCCAGCGGGGACGCCGCCGACATTGACCGGGCCGCCCACGCCGCGCATGACGCTTTCCAGACCTGGAAGGAGGTGAGCGGGGCTGAGCGGCGGAAAATTCTGCACCGCATTGCTGACCTGATCGAAAAGCGGGCGCAGGAGATTGCTGTGCTGGAAAGCATGGACACCGGGCAGGCCATTCGCTTCATGAAGTCGGCGGCCACGCGCGGCGCCGAGAACTTCCGCTTCTACGCCGACCGCGCCCCGGGTGCGCAGGACGGCCAGAGCCTGCCGGCACCCGGATTTATCAACTACACCCTGCGCCAGCCTATCGGCCCCGTCGGCGTGATTACCCCGTGGAACACGCCCTTCATGCTGTCCACCTGGAAAATCGCCCCGGCGCTGGCCGCTGGCTGCACGGTGGTCCACAAGCCTGCCGAGTGGAGCCCGGTGACCGCCACTCTGCTGGCCGAAATTATGGATGAGGCGGGGCTGCCCAGGGGCGTGCACAACCTCGTGCACGGTTACGGCGAGAGCGCTGGCAGGGCCCTGACCGAGCACCCCCTGATTCACGCCATTGCCTTCGTGGGCGAAACCACCACTGGCAGCCACATCATGCGGCAGGGCGCCGAGACTCTTAAGCGCGTGCACTTCGAGCTGGGCGGCAAGAACCCGGTCGTGGTGTTCGACGACGCCGACCTCGACAAGGCCCTGGACGCCGTGGTGTTCATGATCTACAGCCTGAACGGCGAGCGCTGCACCAGTTCCAGCCGCGTGCTCATTCAGGAGGGCATTTACGACGCATTCACCGCCCGCATTGCCGAGCGTGCGCGCAACATTCGCGTGGGCGACCCCCTGGACCCAGAGACCGAGGTGGGCCCGCTGGTGCACCCCCGCCACTTTGACAAGGTGATGTCGTACTTCGGCACGGCGCGCGACGAGGGCGCGACCATTGCGGCGGGCGGCGAGCGCGTGGGCCAGGAAGGCAATTACGTGACGCCCACCCTCTTCACAGGGGCGCGCAACGACATGCGCATTGCCCAGGAGGAAATCTTTGGCCCGGTGCTGACGGCCATTCCCTTCAAAGATGAAGCCGAGGCCCTGAGCCTCGCCAACGACGTGCGCTACGGCCTGGCCGGCTACCTGTGGACCAATGACCTGACGCGGGCCCACCGCTTCGCCCAGGGCCTGGAAGCCGGGATGATCTGGGTGAACAGCGAAAACGTGCGCCACCTGCCCACACCTTTTGGTGGCGTGAAGAACAGCGGCATTGGCCGCGACGGCGGTGACTACTCCTTTGACTTCTATATGGAGACAAAGAACATCGCCATCTCGCTGGGCACACACAAGACGGCGAAACTGGGGGTCTCGGCACCGCCCAAACTCGATCCCAGCGTGGCCGAAGGATGA